A window of Streptomyces sp. NBC_01224 genomic DNA:
TTCGAATGCCTCGTACAGTGAGGCGATGCCGTGGGTGTTGAGGTTGTCCATCACCAGCACCACGGCCTCGGCGTCGGGGTAATCCACGCTCAGCAGCTGCTTGACCTGGCCGGCCCAGTCGATCCGGGTCCGCTGGGACAGTGCCTGAACTCGACGCCACCCGCGCAGGGGTTCGACCCACACGAAGATCGAGCACGTGCCGCAGCGGATGTACTCGCTGTCCTGGCACGCGTCGTGACCAGGGCGGGCCGGGAGCGGGTCGCGGGCATGGTCGAGGAGCTGGTAGGGCTTCTCGTCCATGCACACCACCGGACGTGCCGGGTCATAGGGCCGGGCGTAGACGGCCAGCACGTCTTCCATCCGGGCCGCGAACTCCGCGTTCGCTCGTGGTGGGATGGTCCAGCACTTCTTCAGGTGAGGACGCAGTTCCGTTTTTTTAAGACCCGCCCGATGGTGGAGTGGTCCAGATCGGGGATGTCCTCGACCAGCGCGACGTGCTTCTCCAGCAGCCGCAGTGACCACCGGGCATGGCCTTGGGGTGGCTGTGAGCACGCCATCGCAATCAGCCGGGCTTCGACCTCACCAGTCACCGGCGAGGGCACCGGTGGGAGGTCGCGCTTCTTCCGCGCGATCGTGGCGTGAACATCGCCACCGGTCTCGGCGAAACGCTTGGCGACCAGCCGCAACGTCTCACCGGAGACGCCGAGCCGGGCCGCGATCACCTCCTTGGGATCCGCCTCACCCGCCGAGGTATCCAGCGCAAGCAGTACCCGCGCACGCATGATCATCGAGGCCCCACGAACACCTGTCGTGGTCACCCGGACCAACTCCTCGCGATCCTGCGCGGTCAACCTGACCGGCCGCTTCTTCTGCGAACCCACAACAACAGTCCTATCTGGCAAAGGGGAAGGAATCTGCCAGACACCAACCTCCCAGTCAGGTGCACCATAACTAAGCGGCGACACGCTACTAGTGCCGGATCAGGCAACGTTTGCCCTGTAGTTCGCGGCGCGCTGACCGATTTCCGCGCGTAGACGGGGCAGTCCGTGCACGTCGCGTCACGCGTCTCGTCGTGTGCGAATGAGTGTGTCGAGTCGCTGCCATGCCGGGGAAGAGGCGTTGACCGTGCTCTGAATGAGGGCGGGAATCTCGGAGGCTGCATTCAGCGCGGGTGGTTCGTCGGGTCCGTAGCGTTCCCGGGTCGCCTCGGCGATTCGGCGGGCGAGGTCGTCGATGCGGGGATCGTCGGCGGCGCGGTCGTGCGCGTGGTCGTAGTCGAGGAAGAGCTGTCGTAGCGCCGGGTCGGCCAGGGTCTCGGCCTGGTCG
This region includes:
- a CDS encoding MerR family transcriptional regulator, with protein sequence MDLQRDLWILVFATHPDRAITLFHDQAETLADPALRQLFLDYDHAHDRAADDPRIDDLARRIAEATRERYGPDEPPALNAASEIPALIQSTVNASSPAWQRLDTLIRTRRDA
- a CDS encoding helix-turn-helix domain-containing protein, whose amino-acid sequence is MTAQDREELVRVTTTGVRGASMIMRARVLLALDTSAGEADPKEVIAARLGVSGETLRLVAKRFAETGGDVHATIARKKRDLPPVPSPVTGEVEARLIAMACSQPPQGHARWSLRLLEKHVALVEDIPDLDHSTIGRVLKKRNCVLT
- a CDS encoding IS630 family transposase, which codes for MVTAAAGEARRAGRGHPRSGPLHHRAGLKKTELRPHLKKCWTIPPRANAEFAARMEDVLAVYARPYDPARPVVCMDEKPYQLLDHARDPLPARPGHDACQDSEYIRCGTCSIFVWVEPLRGWRRVQALSQRTRIDWAGQVKQLLSVDYPDAEAVVLVMDNLNTHGIASLYEAFEPEEAFALAQRLEIHHTPKHGSWLNIAEIELSALTRQCLDRRIGDLDILNTELSAWQNATNTEQRHVDWQFTTHDARIKLRHLYPKN